The DNA region AGCACCTAGACCAACTGCTAAACCAGCAGCTACAACTGATGCAGCGGAAGTAATCGAATCCATAATTTTGAAATAAAGAGCTTAATACTTGTGATAAATCTTTTTTGTCATACACGCTTGGACATCCTTTTGTTTAAGAATGGGTCTGATATTTTCAGACCTACGCGATTAGATATTTTGCCAGATTACAGACCTTTTGTAAAAGCGTCTGCATGTATTGGAAGAGAGTTAATGATGTTCTTCAACAGCTTCTCCAATGTAGTAAGCCGCTAAAGTTGCGAAAATCAATGCCTGAATTGCACTAGTAAATAATCCTAGAAACATAACAGGTATTGGTAGAATAAGTGGAACTAAGAAGACTAGAACGCCAACAACAAGTTCATCAGCCAAAATATTTCCAAATAGCCTAAAAGAGAGTGATAAAGGTTTAGTAAAGTCCTCTAAAATTTTGAAAGGAAGCATAATCGGAGTTGGGTGAACATAATATTCGAAGTATCTCCAACCTTTATTGCTTAAACCGGCATAGAAATAAGAAATTGAAACTAATAAAGCCAAGGCTATTGTTGTATTGATATCTGCAGTTGGTGCTCCCAATTCTCCACTTGGTAACTTAATCAATCTCCAAGGAATTAAAGCTCCCCCCCAATTACTAACAAATACAAATAAAAACAAAGTACCTATAAATGGCATCCAATCTCTATAAACTTTTTCACCTATTTGAGTCCTCGCAAGATCTCTTATGTAATCCCAGAGAAACTCAAGCAAGTTTTGGAGCCCTTTAGGATCATTTTCCATTTTTTTAGTTCCCAAAGAAATAAAAACTAATAAAGCCCCTAATAAAATCCAAGATGTCAAAAATACCTGCCCATGAAGTCTGATATTTCCAATTTGCCAATAAAGATGTTGACCAACTTCTAATGCTGCAAAATTTGTTAGCAAGGAATTAAAGAACATTTGATTTGAATAAAAATTTACTTAAGAACGTGAAAAATAAAAAATGAGTGAAGGTTTATAAATAAAAAAACCTATCATTGCAGGAAAAATATCCAAAGATCCTAGCTTGCTCGCAAAAATAAAGAGACAAACTGGAACTAATAGTTGCAATTTTGATACACCTGATGATTCGGTACCAAGTTTTCCAATACTTTTAGCAAGTAAACGTAGGTAAAAAATACCAGCAATTGCACCTATTAAAATACTAAAACCAAAGGTAAATCCGAGAAAAATTCCAGTTATTGATGCTAAAAAAATAGAAACAATAAAAGTAATCCCAAAAATTGTTAATTGTAATTTTGTGTATTCATCATTTTGAGAAAGAAAATTATCGATTTGATAGGCAATGCCAGTTTTACTTTCTTTAATGATCGAATTATCCAGGGGTTGAGAAAATTGAACATTCTCATTAGAAAGATGCTCAAGTTTTTTTCTATTTGAGTCCACTGATGTGAACATATTTAGAGACCCCTCTGAGTGGTTTGAAGTAAGTATATAAACTCAGGGAATCTATCACGGAGAGGGGCCTTTTTGCTAGTTTTTTTTTGTAAAAAATTAATTCTTAAGATTTTTGCATAATTTATAAAACATTTTTTAATTCATTAATCCAAAAAAAATACTGTAAATAGTCATCTTTTTTAATTGCTTTAACACTTTAAAACGTTAATAAAAGACTTGGCAAAAGCTCAATTAAACGTCTCAATAGTATATGTACAAATAAAAAATTGGAGATAAGTCAAGAACAAATCAAATATAAAAGAATTTCTAAAAGAAAAAAAACCTTTAATTCTAATTACAAAAAAAATTTAACAGAGTCTATATTTCCCTTACCTTGGACGATATGG from Prochlorococcus marinus XMU1410 includes:
- the atpB gene encoding F0F1 ATP synthase subunit A — translated: MFFNSLLTNFAALEVGQHLYWQIGNIRLHGQVFLTSWILLGALLVFISLGTKKMENDPKGLQNLLEFLWDYIRDLARTQIGEKVYRDWMPFIGTLFLFVFVSNWGGALIPWRLIKLPSGELGAPTADINTTIALALLVSISYFYAGLSNKGWRYFEYYVHPTPIMLPFKILEDFTKPLSLSFRLFGNILADELVVGVLVFLVPLILPIPVMFLGLFTSAIQALIFATLAAYYIGEAVEEHH